In the Variovorax sp. S12S4 genome, one interval contains:
- the pmbA gene encoding metalloprotease PmbA, translating to MTTSSSRADSGFAYSRSFFENLVDSALAHAKKLGATDAGAEASEGCGLSVSVRKGELENVERNRDKSLGITVYVGHRRGNASTSDFSEAAIAQTVQAAYDIARFTAEDPVSGLPDEEDIAKDHPELDLFHPWDVTSEQAAKLALECEAAALSTDKRITNSEGAGVSAQQSHFFSAHTHGFRGGYASSRHSISVAPIAGKGDDMQRDSWYSSMRSADELASPQAVGRYAAERALSRLKSRKIKTTECPVLFESPLAVGLLGGLVQAVSGGALYRKSTFLLDSLGKPVLPKHVDVAEDPHIPRGKGSSPFDDEGVKTRARKVVDAGRLEGYFLSTYSARKLGMKTTGNAGGSHNLTLSSRLTKAGDDLDAMLAKLGTGLFVIELMGQGVNYVTGDYSRGASGFWVEKGRIAFPVQEITIAGNLKDMLMGIEAIGADAYTFGAKTTGSVLVNRMKVAGS from the coding sequence ATGACGACATCTTCCTCGCGCGCCGATTCCGGCTTCGCCTACAGCCGCTCCTTCTTCGAAAACCTGGTCGACTCGGCCCTGGCCCACGCCAAAAAGCTCGGTGCAACCGATGCCGGCGCCGAGGCCTCCGAGGGCTGCGGCCTCAGCGTCTCGGTCCGCAAAGGCGAGCTCGAAAACGTGGAGCGCAACCGCGACAAGTCGCTGGGCATCACGGTCTACGTGGGCCACCGCCGCGGCAACGCCAGCACCTCCGACTTTTCGGAGGCCGCCATCGCCCAGACCGTGCAAGCGGCCTACGACATTGCCCGCTTCACGGCCGAAGACCCGGTGAGCGGCCTTCCCGACGAGGAAGACATTGCCAAGGACCACCCCGAACTCGACCTGTTCCATCCCTGGGACGTGACGAGCGAGCAGGCCGCCAAGCTGGCGCTGGAATGCGAAGCCGCGGCGCTTTCGACCGACAAGCGCATCACCAACAGCGAAGGCGCGGGCGTTTCGGCCCAGCAGAGCCACTTCTTCAGCGCCCACACGCACGGTTTTCGCGGCGGCTACGCCAGTTCGCGGCATTCGATTTCGGTTGCACCCATCGCCGGCAAGGGCGACGACATGCAGCGCGACTCCTGGTACAGCTCCATGCGCTCGGCCGACGAGCTGGCCAGCCCGCAAGCCGTGGGCCGCTACGCCGCCGAGCGGGCGCTGAGCCGGCTGAAGTCGCGCAAGATCAAGACCACCGAATGCCCGGTGCTGTTCGAGTCGCCGCTGGCCGTGGGCCTGTTGGGCGGGCTGGTGCAGGCCGTGAGCGGCGGGGCGCTCTACCGCAAGAGCACCTTCCTGCTCGATTCGCTCGGTAAACCGGTGCTGCCCAAGCACGTGGACGTGGCCGAAGACCCGCACATCCCGCGCGGCAAGGGCAGCTCGCCGTTCGACGACGAAGGCGTGAAAACCCGCGCGCGCAAGGTGGTGGATGCCGGCCGGCTCGAAGGCTACTTCCTGTCGACCTATTCGGCCCGCAAGCTCGGCATGAAAACCACCGGCAACGCCGGCGGCTCGCACAACCTCACGCTGAGTTCGCGCCTCACCAAGGCCGGCGACGACCTGGACGCCATGCTCGCCAAGCTGGGCACGGGCCTCTTCGTGATCGAGCTGATGGGGCAGGGCGTGAACTACGTGACCGGCGACTATTCGCGCGGTGCCAGCGGCTTCTGGGTCGAGAAGGGGCGCATCGCCTTTCCGGTGCAGGAGATCACCATCGCCGGCAACCTGAAGGACATGCTGATGGGCATCGAGGCCATTGGCGCCGATGCCTACACCTTCGGCGCCAAGACCACGGGCTCGGTGCTGGTCAACCGCATGAAGGTGGCCGGCAGCTGA
- a CDS encoding CusA/CzcA family heavy metal efflux RND transporter, producing the protein MFERVIRFSIEQRWLVLLAVLGMAALGIFSYQKLPIDAVPDITNVQVQINTAAPGYSPLEAEQRVTYPIETVMAGLPGLQQTRSLSRYGLSQVTVIFEDGTDIYFARQLVNERIQSARESMPAGISPVIGPISTGLGEIYLWTVEADEGARKADGTPYTPTDLREIQDWIIKPQLRNVKGVTEINSIGGYAKEFQVAPDPAKLLAHGLTMTELVTALERNNANVGAGYIEKRGEQYLIRVPGQAKSAEDIGNVILGNANGIPLRVRDVAEVGIGQELRTGAATDNGREVVLGTVFMLIGENSRTVSQAVDKKMQEINRTLPAGVKAVTVYDRTVLVDKAIATVKKNLFEGAVLVIAVLFLFLGNIRAALITALVIPLSMLFTFTGMVNQKVSANLMSLGALDFGIIIDGAVVIVENCVRRLAHAQAKLGRPLTRSERFHEVFAASQEARRPLLFGQLIIMIVYLPIFALTGVEGKLFHPMAFTVVIALLGAMILSITFIPAAVALFIGNRVSEKENRLMQWARRGYEPLLARVMTAKPLVITMACVAVVLSGLLATRLGTEFVPSLGEGDFAVQALRIPGTSLTQSVEMQKQIERTLKEKFPEIERVFARTGTAEIASDPMPPNISDGYIMLKPESEWPAPQGASRRTRAELLAAVQEEVEKLPGNNYEFSQPIQLRFNELISGVRSDVAVKIFGDDMAVLDKTAAEVSETLSKISGAAEVKVEQTTGLPMLTVNIERDKTARYGLNVGEVQEAISIAVGGREAGTLFEGDRRFDILVRLPENLRTDLEAIKRLPIALPRGAGAEAQQRTSFIPLGEVATLELAPGPNQVSREDGKRRIVVSANVRGRDLGSFVAEAEEAMRKVSIPPGYWTAWGGQYENLASATERLQVVVPVSLLLVFTLLFAMFGNLKDGLLVFTGIPFALTGGIVALWLRGIPLSISAAVGFIALSGVAVLNGLVMISFIRNLREGGLPLDAAIREGALTRLRPVLMTALVASLGFVPMAIATGTGAEVQRPLATVVIGGILSSTALTLLVLPLLYRMAHRRDEEAGREARVLSS; encoded by the coding sequence ATGTTCGAACGAGTCATCCGGTTTTCCATCGAACAGCGCTGGCTGGTGTTGCTGGCCGTGCTCGGCATGGCCGCGCTCGGTATCTTCAGCTACCAGAAGCTGCCTATCGACGCCGTGCCAGACATCACCAACGTGCAGGTGCAGATCAACACGGCCGCACCGGGCTATTCGCCGCTCGAGGCCGAGCAGCGCGTGACCTATCCCATCGAGACGGTGATGGCCGGCCTGCCCGGCCTGCAGCAGACGCGCTCGCTTTCGCGCTACGGCCTTTCGCAGGTGACGGTGATCTTCGAGGACGGCACCGACATCTACTTTGCGCGCCAGCTGGTGAACGAGCGCATCCAGTCGGCGCGCGAGAGCATGCCGGCCGGCATCTCGCCGGTGATCGGGCCCATTTCGACCGGCCTCGGCGAGATCTATCTCTGGACGGTGGAGGCAGACGAGGGCGCAAGGAAGGCCGACGGCACGCCCTACACGCCGACCGACCTGCGCGAGATCCAGGACTGGATCATCAAGCCGCAGCTGCGCAACGTGAAGGGCGTGACCGAGATCAACTCCATCGGCGGCTACGCCAAGGAGTTTCAGGTTGCGCCCGATCCCGCCAAGCTGCTGGCGCACGGCCTCACCATGACCGAGCTGGTCACCGCGCTGGAGCGCAACAACGCCAACGTGGGCGCGGGCTACATCGAGAAGCGCGGCGAGCAGTACCTCATTCGTGTGCCGGGGCAGGCCAAGTCGGCCGAAGACATCGGCAACGTGATCCTGGGCAACGCCAACGGCATTCCGCTGCGCGTGCGGGATGTGGCCGAAGTGGGCATCGGCCAGGAACTGCGCACCGGCGCCGCCACCGACAACGGCCGCGAGGTGGTGCTGGGCACGGTGTTCATGCTGATCGGCGAGAACAGCCGTACCGTGTCGCAGGCGGTCGATAAAAAGATGCAGGAGATCAACCGCACCTTGCCCGCCGGGGTGAAGGCGGTCACGGTGTACGACCGCACCGTGCTGGTCGACAAGGCCATTGCCACGGTGAAGAAGAACCTCTTCGAAGGCGCGGTGCTGGTCATCGCGGTGCTGTTTCTCTTTCTCGGCAACATCCGCGCGGCGCTCATCACGGCGTTGGTCATTCCGCTGTCGATGCTGTTCACCTTCACCGGCATGGTGAACCAGAAGGTCAGCGCCAACCTCATGAGCCTGGGCGCGCTGGACTTCGGCATCATCATCGACGGGGCGGTGGTGATCGTGGAGAACTGCGTGCGGCGCCTCGCGCATGCGCAGGCAAAGCTCGGGCGGCCGCTCACGCGCAGCGAGCGCTTCCATGAAGTGTTCGCGGCCTCTCAGGAGGCGCGCCGACCGCTGCTGTTCGGCCAGCTGATCATCATGATCGTGTACCTGCCGATCTTTGCGCTCACGGGCGTGGAGGGCAAGCTGTTCCACCCGATGGCTTTCACCGTGGTGATTGCGCTGCTGGGCGCGATGATCCTGTCGATCACCTTCATTCCGGCAGCCGTGGCGCTCTTCATCGGCAACAGGGTGAGCGAGAAGGAAAACCGCCTGATGCAGTGGGCCAGGCGCGGCTACGAGCCGCTGCTGGCGCGCGTGATGACGGCCAAGCCGCTGGTCATCACCATGGCTTGTGTCGCGGTGGTGCTTTCGGGCCTGCTGGCCACGCGGCTGGGCACGGAGTTTGTGCCGAGCTTGGGCGAGGGCGACTTTGCGGTGCAGGCGCTGCGTATACCGGGCACCAGCCTCACGCAGTCGGTCGAAATGCAAAAGCAGATCGAACGCACGCTGAAAGAAAAGTTTCCGGAGATCGAGCGCGTGTTCGCGCGCACCGGCACGGCCGAGATTGCGTCGGACCCCATGCCGCCGAACATCTCCGACGGCTACATCATGCTGAAGCCCGAGAGCGAGTGGCCGGCGCCTCAAGGTGCATCTCGCCGCACTCGCGCCGAGCTGCTGGCCGCAGTGCAGGAAGAGGTTGAAAAGCTGCCGGGCAACAACTACGAGTTCTCGCAGCCGATCCAGCTGCGCTTCAACGAACTGATCTCGGGTGTGCGCAGCGACGTGGCCGTGAAGATCTTCGGCGACGACATGGCGGTGCTGGACAAGACGGCGGCCGAGGTGTCGGAAACGTTGAGCAAGATCTCAGGTGCCGCAGAAGTGAAGGTCGAGCAGACCACCGGCCTGCCGATGCTCACCGTGAACATCGAACGCGACAAGACCGCGCGCTACGGCCTCAACGTGGGCGAGGTGCAAGAGGCGATTTCCATTGCAGTGGGCGGCCGCGAGGCGGGCACGCTGTTCGAGGGCGACCGGCGCTTCGACATCCTCGTGCGCCTGCCCGAAAACCTGCGCACCGACCTGGAGGCGATCAAGCGCTTGCCGATCGCACTGCCCAGGGGCGCTGGCGCCGAGGCTCAGCAGCGCACCAGCTTCATTCCGCTGGGCGAGGTGGCAACGCTGGAGCTTGCGCCGGGCCCCAACCAGGTGAGCCGCGAGGACGGCAAGCGCCGCATCGTGGTGAGCGCCAATGTGCGTGGCCGCGACCTCGGCTCCTTCGTGGCCGAGGCCGAAGAGGCCATGCGCAAGGTGAGCATTCCGCCGGGCTACTGGACCGCATGGGGCGGCCAATACGAAAACCTGGCCTCGGCCACCGAGCGGCTGCAGGTGGTGGTGCCGGTGTCGCTGCTGCTGGTGTTCACGCTGCTGTTCGCGATGTTCGGCAACCTGAAGGACGGCTTGCTGGTGTTCACCGGCATTCCGTTCGCGCTCACGGGCGGCATCGTGGCGCTGTGGCTGCGCGGCATACCGTTGTCGATTTCGGCGGCGGTGGGCTTTATCGCGCTTTCGGGCGTGGCGGTGCTCAACGGGCTGGTGATGATTTCGTTCATTCGCAACCTGCGCGAGGGCGGGTTGCCGCTCGATGCGGCAATTCGCGAAGGTGCGCTCACGCGGTTGCGGCCGGTGCTGATGACAGCGCTGGTGGCTTCGCTGGGCTTCGTGCCGATGGCGATTGCCACCGGCACCGGCGCCGAGGTGCAGCGGCCGCTGGCGACGGTGGTGATCGGCGGCATCCTGTCGTCGACTGCTCTGACGTTGCTGGTGCTGCCGCTGCTGTACCGCATGGCGCACCGGCGCGACGAGGAAGCCGGGCGCGAAGCCCGGGTTCTCAGTTCCTGA
- the mog gene encoding molybdopterin adenylyltransferase yields MSTPDSIRIGIVSISDRASSGTYEDKGLPSLKEWLGRALKNPIDFEARLIPDEAALISATLIELVDAGCSLVLTTGGTGPALRDVTPEATLAAAHKEMPGFGEQMRQISLRFVPTAILSRQVAVIRDKSLIINLPGQPKSIAETLEGLKDADGKQLVPGIFAAVPYCIDLIGGPYLETDDSVCKAFRPKSAIRN; encoded by the coding sequence ATGAGCACACCTGACTCCATCCGCATCGGCATCGTCTCCATCAGCGACCGCGCCTCCAGCGGCACCTACGAAGACAAGGGCCTGCCTTCGCTGAAAGAATGGCTCGGCCGCGCGCTGAAGAACCCGATCGATTTCGAAGCGCGGCTCATTCCCGACGAGGCGGCGCTCATCAGCGCCACACTGATCGAGCTGGTGGACGCCGGCTGCTCGCTGGTGCTGACCACCGGCGGCACCGGCCCGGCCCTGCGCGACGTAACGCCAGAAGCCACGCTGGCCGCGGCCCACAAGGAAATGCCCGGCTTCGGCGAACAGATGCGCCAGATCAGCCTGCGCTTCGTGCCCACGGCCATCCTGTCGCGTCAGGTGGCGGTCATCCGCGACAAGAGCCTGATCATCAACCTGCCGGGGCAGCCGAAGTCGATTGCGGAAACGCTCGAAGGGCTGAAGGATGCCGACGGCAAGCAGCTCGTGCCGGGCATCTTCGCGGCGGTGCCCTATTGCATCGACCTGATCGGCGGGCCGTACCTGGAGACCGACGATTCGGTCTGCAAGGCCTTCCGGCCGAAGTCGGCCATCAGGAACTGA
- a CDS encoding AraC family transcriptional regulator: protein MSRHHTARKPELEHELMRDPRLGFEPAGGSSVRCLQHGVPWPFDCWHYHDEYELQIINRSSGDAYVGNHIGRFEPGYVALVGGRLPHTWISDGVPPEGIADRSMVIHFRDEPLRKGVGLFPELEAVLPMLDRAKLGVEFFGVGERVRERFARVQAQEGLARLSEFIGLLHELANWEDYRQISSAAGPLGEDPSANSRMRRVLDYLDQHLTEDLSLPAVCAVANMAESSFSRYFHKHMGSTFTDFVTRLRISKACEMLQVSDRLVSDICYEVGFSNLANFNRRFLQLKGMTPSAYRHQAQDRFGLRTAQNTPVAAVA, encoded by the coding sequence ATGAGCAGACACCACACCGCGCGAAAGCCGGAACTCGAACATGAACTCATGCGCGATCCGCGGCTCGGATTCGAGCCGGCGGGCGGGAGCTCCGTGCGCTGCCTGCAGCACGGCGTGCCCTGGCCGTTCGACTGCTGGCACTACCACGACGAGTACGAACTGCAGATCATCAACCGCAGCAGCGGCGATGCCTATGTCGGCAACCACATCGGACGCTTCGAGCCCGGCTACGTGGCGCTTGTGGGCGGGCGCCTGCCGCACACCTGGATCTCGGACGGCGTGCCGCCCGAGGGCATTGCCGATCGCAGCATGGTCATTCATTTTCGCGACGAGCCGCTGCGCAAGGGCGTGGGCTTGTTCCCCGAGCTGGAGGCGGTGCTGCCGATGCTCGACCGCGCGAAGCTCGGCGTCGAGTTCTTCGGTGTCGGCGAGCGTGTGCGGGAGCGCTTTGCGCGTGTTCAGGCGCAGGAGGGTTTGGCCCGGCTGTCGGAGTTCATCGGCCTGCTGCACGAGCTCGCCAACTGGGAAGACTATCGCCAGATTTCGAGTGCCGCAGGCCCGCTGGGCGAAGACCCGAGCGCCAACTCGCGCATGCGCCGCGTGCTCGACTACCTCGACCAGCACCTCACCGAAGACCTCTCGCTGCCGGCGGTGTGCGCGGTGGCCAACATGGCCGAAAGCAGCTTCTCGCGCTACTTTCACAAGCACATGGGCAGCACGTTCACCGACTTCGTCACCCGTCTGCGCATTTCGAAAGCTTGCGAGATGCTGCAAGTGTCCGACCGGCTGGTGAGCGACATCTGCTATGAGGTGGGCTTTTCGAACCTCGCCAATTTCAACCGGCGTTTTCTTCAGCTCAAGGGCATGACACCCTCGGCTTACCGGCACCAGGCGCAAGACCGGTTCGGACTTCGCACGGCGCAGAACACG
- the yjgA gene encoding ribosome biogenesis factor YjgA, whose product MSRKPKKGYFVRGQFVAEGSELDLELKRELKGTDEASRTDLKRESDELQKLGTELLGLRAGLFDALPLDEKLIDAVAEAKRITNFEGKRRQMQFIGKLMRKLEPEVLEAVKQALAEQNTVPAAEAAALHEAERWRDRLIADDDALGGWIETHPGTDSQQLRALVRQARKDLKAGPPGEAPRQGKAYREIFQLVRAQLAVHGGADHAAAAAAQDREEDA is encoded by the coding sequence ATGTCCCGCAAACCCAAAAAAGGCTATTTCGTCCGTGGCCAGTTCGTTGCCGAAGGCAGCGAGCTCGACCTGGAGCTCAAGCGCGAGCTCAAGGGCACCGACGAAGCCAGCCGTACCGACCTGAAGCGCGAAAGCGACGAACTGCAAAAGCTGGGCACCGAACTTCTCGGCCTGCGCGCCGGCCTGTTCGACGCGCTGCCGCTGGACGAAAAGCTGATCGACGCCGTGGCCGAGGCCAAGCGCATCACCAATTTCGAGGGCAAGCGCCGCCAGATGCAGTTCATCGGCAAGCTGATGCGCAAGCTCGAGCCCGAAGTGCTGGAGGCCGTGAAGCAGGCCCTGGCCGAGCAGAACACCGTGCCCGCGGCCGAAGCCGCCGCCCTGCACGAGGCCGAACGCTGGCGCGACCGGCTGATTGCCGACGACGACGCGCTGGGCGGCTGGATCGAAACCCACCCCGGCACCGATTCGCAGCAGCTGCGCGCCCTGGTGCGCCAGGCCCGCAAGGACCTGAAGGCCGGCCCGCCGGGCGAAGCGCCGCGACAGGGCAAGGCTTACCGCGAGATCTTCCAGCTGGTGCGTGCGCAGCTGGCGGTGCATGGCGGTGCGGACCACGCTGCGGCGGCCGCCGCGCAGGACCGGGAAGAGGACGCATGA
- a CDS encoding efflux RND transporter periplasmic adaptor subunit, giving the protein MNTEERNTPAGRIGKKQWMAIVVVLVAGIAAGALILRTAPAKPEGLGHSEAAEHAEGEHHEEEGKGEEKDHGHDHDHGHGHASGEDGKEEKKGEHTEGHKEEHKEGRKEGRKEGRNEQEGKIAFTDEQIKAAGVAVENAGPARIKSLLQLPGEIKFNEDRLAHVVPRVGGVVESVSANLGQEVKRGQVLAVLSSPALSEQRSELQTAQRRLELARTTYQREKKLWEEKISAQQDYLQAEQAMQEAQIAVANANQKLLALGATPASSALGRYELRAPFDGMVVEKHISLGEAVKEDASVFTISDLSTVWAEISVAANQLNLVRIGEPATIRSSAFEQAASGTVSYVGSLIGAQTRTATARVTLTNPQRMWRPGLFVNVELVSSEANAPVAVSAEAVQTVEDKPTVFLRVPGGFVPQHVQTGRSDGQRIEIVGGLAPGAAHAGSGSFVVKSQQGKSSATHTH; this is encoded by the coding sequence ATGAATACGGAAGAGCGAAACACGCCCGCGGGGCGCATCGGCAAGAAGCAATGGATGGCGATCGTGGTCGTGCTGGTCGCCGGCATCGCCGCAGGCGCGCTGATCTTGCGTACCGCGCCGGCCAAGCCTGAAGGCTTGGGGCATTCGGAAGCGGCCGAGCATGCCGAGGGCGAGCACCATGAGGAAGAAGGCAAGGGAGAAGAGAAGGACCACGGCCATGACCATGACCACGGGCATGGCCACGCCTCCGGCGAGGACGGCAAGGAAGAGAAGAAGGGCGAGCACACGGAAGGGCACAAGGAAGAGCACAAGGAAGGGCGCAAGGAAGGGCGCAAGGAAGGGCGCAACGAACAGGAGGGAAAGATCGCCTTCACCGACGAGCAGATCAAGGCCGCGGGCGTGGCTGTGGAGAACGCCGGCCCCGCGCGCATCAAGTCGTTGCTGCAACTGCCGGGCGAGATCAAGTTCAACGAGGACCGACTCGCCCACGTGGTGCCGCGCGTGGGCGGCGTGGTCGAAAGCGTATCGGCCAACCTTGGGCAGGAAGTGAAGCGCGGCCAGGTGCTGGCCGTGCTCTCCAGCCCGGCGCTGTCGGAGCAGCGCAGCGAGCTGCAGACGGCGCAGCGCCGGCTCGAGCTGGCCCGCACCACCTACCAGCGCGAGAAGAAGCTGTGGGAAGAAAAGATTTCTGCCCAGCAGGACTACCTGCAGGCGGAGCAGGCCATGCAGGAGGCGCAGATTGCCGTGGCCAACGCCAACCAGAAGCTGCTGGCGCTGGGCGCCACGCCGGCCTCGTCGGCCCTGGGCCGCTACGAGCTGCGCGCACCCTTCGACGGCATGGTGGTCGAAAAGCACATCTCGCTCGGCGAAGCGGTGAAGGAAGACGCCAGCGTGTTCACCATTTCCGATCTTTCGACCGTGTGGGCCGAGATCAGCGTGGCCGCCAACCAGCTGAACCTGGTGCGCATCGGCGAGCCGGCGACCATTCGATCGAGCGCCTTCGAGCAGGCGGCCAGCGGCACGGTGTCGTACGTGGGCTCGCTCATCGGCGCGCAAACGCGCACGGCCACTGCGCGCGTCACCCTGACCAACCCGCAGCGCATGTGGCGGCCAGGGCTGTTCGTGAACGTGGAGCTGGTTTCGTCCGAAGCGAACGCCCCAGTGGCGGTGTCGGCCGAAGCCGTGCAAACGGTGGAAGACAAACCGACCGTGTTCCTGCGAGTGCCAGGCGGCTTTGTGCCCCAGCATGTGCAGACCGGCCGCAGCGACGGCCAGCGCATCGAGATCGTGGGTGGCCTTGCGCCCGGCGCAGCCCATGCGGGCAGCGGCAGCTTCGTCGTCAAGTCGCAGCAGGGCAAGAGCTCTGCCACGCACACCCACTGA
- a CDS encoding TolC family protein, with translation MRTLFVPLAVMALAAPPAFSQTDAGSNPSPLLRQAAARTVEPAGPLDLRSAIALAQRANPGLSSAAREQEATDAAVLQAGAWPNPVLEAQVEDLRRGNRTTTLLLSQPVELGGKRAARVAAAERARDQAASALLARRSELRASTITLFFDVLAAQERLRLMQDSLGLAQAATRAAANRVAAGKVPPLEETRSRVAEAGIQVELQQAEGALRSARRQVAALWGNPDPRFTQAEGAVDRPPPLALAQDVERRLAAAPMLRQARLEVERRQALSQLEQARRVPDVTVSLGAKRVPADEGMGSSNGRNQVVVGVSVPLPIFDTNRGNVAEALSREEKARDDLAAAELQLGADVAQATERLRSARAAAETLQRDALPGAEAAYKAAAKGFEFGKFSFLEALDAQRTHFQVRNQYLMAVADAHRAASELDRLLGTEADETPRTADAAR, from the coding sequence ATGCGCACGCTCTTCGTGCCGCTGGCCGTCATGGCCTTGGCGGCGCCCCCGGCATTTTCACAAACCGATGCCGGTTCCAATCCTTCGCCGCTGCTGCGGCAGGCTGCTGCAAGAACAGTGGAGCCCGCGGGCCCGCTGGACCTGCGCAGCGCCATCGCGCTCGCACAACGGGCCAACCCCGGGCTTTCGTCCGCCGCGCGCGAGCAGGAGGCCACCGATGCCGCCGTGCTGCAGGCGGGCGCATGGCCTAACCCCGTGCTCGAGGCGCAGGTGGAAGACCTGCGCCGGGGCAACCGCACCACCACGCTGCTGCTGAGCCAGCCCGTCGAGCTGGGCGGCAAGCGCGCAGCCCGCGTGGCGGCGGCCGAACGTGCGCGCGACCAGGCCGCATCGGCGTTGCTTGCGCGGCGTTCGGAGCTGCGTGCATCGACCATCACGCTGTTCTTCGACGTGCTGGCTGCGCAGGAGCGCCTGCGGCTGATGCAGGATTCGTTGGGCCTTGCGCAAGCGGCCACCCGCGCAGCCGCCAACCGCGTGGCGGCGGGCAAGGTTCCGCCGCTCGAAGAGACGCGCTCGCGCGTGGCAGAGGCCGGCATCCAGGTCGAACTGCAGCAGGCCGAGGGCGCATTGCGCTCGGCGCGCCGCCAGGTCGCCGCGCTGTGGGGCAACCCCGATCCGCGCTTCACGCAGGCAGAGGGTGCGGTCGATCGGCCGCCGCCGCTTGCACTGGCGCAGGACGTGGAGAGGCGGCTTGCCGCGGCGCCCATGTTGCGCCAGGCACGGCTCGAGGTCGAGCGGCGCCAGGCGCTTTCGCAACTGGAGCAGGCGCGGCGCGTGCCCGACGTCACCGTGTCGCTCGGCGCCAAGCGTGTGCCGGCCGACGAAGGCATGGGCAGCAGCAACGGCCGCAACCAGGTGGTGGTGGGCGTGTCGGTACCGCTGCCAATCTTCGACACCAACCGCGGCAACGTGGCCGAGGCGTTGAGCCGCGAAGAGAAGGCGCGGGACGACCTTGCCGCGGCCGAGCTGCAGCTGGGTGCCGATGTGGCGCAAGCCACCGAGCGCCTGCGTTCGGCGCGCGCCGCCGCCGAGACGCTGCAGCGCGATGCACTGCCCGGCGCCGAGGCCGCCTACAAGGCTGCCGCCAAGGGCTTCGAGTTCGGCAAGTTCAGCTTTCTCGAAGCGCTCGATGCGCAGCGCACGCACTTCCAGGTGCGCAACCAGTACCTGATGGCCGTGGCCGACGCGCATCGCGCGGCCAGCGAGCTAGACCGGCTGCTGGGCACCGAGGCCGACGAAACCCCGCGTACGGCGGATGCCGCACGCTGA
- a CDS encoding fumarylacetoacetate hydrolase family protein: MSSSRRGLLAGSAAMAAGAVAGCALPAGASRAPQTPFTVAQTTVPIVGSEQAFPVRRIYCIGRNYAAHAREMGSDPTREPPFFFQKPADAIQVVMPGTVADHPYPTLTKNYHYEVELVVALAKGGRNIAPADALGLVYGYSLGLDMTRRDLQREMGDQKKPWEIGKSFDHSAPIGPIHPVAKVGHYTDGSIWLKVNGQTKQNATLKHMIWSVAEQISRLSQAFELMPGDIIYSGTPENVGPVVRGDVIEIHIDGLPNLSVRIV; the protein is encoded by the coding sequence ATGTCCAGTTCACGACGCGGGCTGCTGGCCGGCTCTGCCGCCATGGCGGCCGGCGCAGTTGCCGGTTGCGCCCTGCCGGCCGGCGCATCGCGGGCGCCGCAAACGCCCTTCACGGTTGCGCAGACCACGGTTCCGATCGTCGGCAGCGAGCAGGCGTTTCCGGTGCGGCGCATCTACTGCATCGGCCGCAACTATGCGGCCCACGCGCGCGAAATGGGCTCCGACCCGACCCGCGAGCCGCCGTTCTTCTTCCAGAAGCCGGCGGACGCGATCCAGGTCGTGATGCCCGGCACCGTGGCCGACCATCCGTACCCGACGCTCACCAAGAACTATCACTACGAGGTGGAACTGGTCGTGGCCCTTGCCAAGGGCGGCCGCAACATCGCGCCCGCGGATGCGCTGGGGCTGGTCTACGGCTATTCGCTCGGCCTGGACATGACCCGCCGCGACCTGCAGCGCGAAATGGGCGACCAGAAAAAGCCCTGGGAAATCGGCAAGAGCTTCGACCATTCGGCGCCCATCGGCCCGATTCATCCGGTGGCGAAGGTCGGGCACTACACCGACGGGTCGATCTGGCTCAAGGTGAACGGCCAGACCAAGCAGAACGCCACGCTCAAGCACATGATCTGGTCGGTGGCGGAGCAGATCAGCCGCCTGTCGCAGGCGTTCGAGCTGATGCCCGGCGACATCATCTATTCGGGCACGCCGGAAAACGTGGGCCCTGTGGTGCGCGGCGACGTGATCGAGATCCACATCGACGGGCTGCCGAACCTTTCGGTCCGGATCGTCTGA